In one window of Rhizobium sp. ACO-34A DNA:
- a CDS encoding DNA protecting protein DprA, producing MPAGSARRKGIALTDRQRIAWLRLIRSDNVGPATFRDLINHFGSAETAIEALPELSRRGGSTRSIRIASEGEAIRELETATRFGARFLGIGEPDYPFALRQIDAAPPLLAVKGDLATASLPSVGVVGSRNASISGAKFAAMISRDIGRAGYSIISGLARGIDTAAHRATLETGTIAAMAGGLDQPYPPENLSLYRDICDGRGLAISEMPFGWEARARDFPRRNRLIAGVSLGVVVIEAAARSGSLITARLAGEFGRLVFAVPGSPLDPRCEGTNGLLKDGAMVTTRPEDVLQALAPISRIDLFTQPQAEEPDAGEHDRPMAPPPSDSDRTRIIDALGPTPVEVDDIIRHTGLAAQSVYLVLLELDIAGRLHRHAGGLVSISMMD from the coding sequence ATGCCGGCAGGCAGCGCAAGACGAAAAGGGATTGCGCTGACAGACCGGCAAAGGATCGCCTGGTTAAGGCTGATCCGCAGCGATAATGTCGGTCCCGCCACCTTCCGTGACCTCATCAACCATTTCGGTTCGGCTGAAACGGCAATCGAGGCACTGCCGGAACTCTCCCGCCGCGGCGGCTCCACCCGTTCAATCCGGATCGCCTCCGAAGGCGAAGCCATCCGTGAACTCGAGACAGCCACCCGTTTCGGCGCCCGTTTTCTCGGCATCGGCGAACCGGATTATCCTTTCGCTCTGAGACAGATCGACGCGGCGCCTCCACTTCTCGCGGTCAAAGGTGATCTCGCGACAGCGTCGTTGCCAAGTGTCGGTGTGGTCGGTTCCCGTAACGCATCGATCAGCGGGGCAAAATTCGCCGCGATGATATCCCGCGATATCGGACGCGCGGGTTACTCCATCATCTCGGGTCTGGCGCGCGGCATAGACACGGCCGCCCATCGCGCAACTCTCGAAACGGGAACGATTGCCGCCATGGCAGGCGGGCTCGATCAGCCCTACCCTCCCGAGAACCTCTCCCTCTACCGTGATATCTGCGACGGCCGGGGACTGGCGATCTCCGAAATGCCGTTCGGATGGGAGGCCCGGGCGCGGGATTTTCCCCGGCGCAACAGGCTTATCGCCGGCGTTTCCCTCGGTGTCGTCGTGATCGAGGCCGCGGCACGCTCCGGTTCGCTCATCACGGCGCGTCTTGCAGGCGAATTCGGACGCCTCGTCTTCGCCGTTCCCGGTTCGCCGCTCGACCCGCGCTGCGAGGGTACCAATGGATTGCTGAAGGACGGCGCGATGGTGACGACTCGCCCCGAGGATGTCTTGCAAGCGCTGGCCCCGATCTCGCGAATCGACCTCTTCACGCAACCGCAGGCAGAAGAGCCGGATGCCGGAGAGCATGACCGCCCCATGGCGCCGCCGCCCAGCGACAGCGATCGCACGCGGATCATCGACGCGCTGGGGCCGACCCCGGTGGAGGTGGATGACATCATCCGCCACACGGGACTGGCGGCGCAGTCCGTCTATCTGGTGCTTCTGGAACTGGATATCGCGGGCCGCCTACACCGGCATGCGGGAGGCCTTGTTTCCATTTCCATGATGGATTGA
- a CDS encoding glycerol-3-phosphate acyltransferase, giving the protein MPEVNYLAIGWPALIAVLSLGYLLGSIPFGLVLTRLAGLGDLRSIGSGNIGATNVLRTGNKKLAAATLLLDALKATAAAVIAQAVFGHNAGLLAGFAAFIGHLFPVWLGFKGGKGVATYIGTLLGVAPLMVLVFAIVWLSIAYLSRYSSLSALVATLVIPVALWILGAYEASLVTSAMTVITYWRHKPNIERLIAGTESKIGQKG; this is encoded by the coding sequence GTGCCTGAAGTGAACTACCTCGCCATCGGCTGGCCAGCCCTCATCGCGGTGCTCAGCCTCGGCTATCTTCTCGGTTCCATTCCCTTCGGCCTCGTCCTGACGCGGCTCGCCGGCCTCGGCGACCTGCGCTCCATCGGTTCGGGCAATATCGGCGCGACCAATGTACTTCGAACCGGCAACAAGAAGCTTGCCGCCGCGACGCTGCTGCTCGATGCGCTGAAAGCAACCGCAGCCGCGGTGATCGCGCAGGCCGTGTTCGGTCACAATGCCGGGCTGCTCGCGGGTTTTGCCGCCTTCATCGGCCATCTCTTCCCGGTCTGGCTCGGCTTCAAGGGCGGCAAGGGCGTGGCCACCTATATCGGTACGCTGCTCGGGGTCGCGCCGCTGATGGTGCTGGTGTTCGCCATCGTCTGGCTGTCGATCGCCTATCTTTCCCGCTACTCGTCATTATCCGCGTTGGTTGCAACCCTTGTCATTCCGGTTGCACTGTGGATACTGGGCGCTTACGAAGCTTCCCTCGTTACCTCGGCCATGACCGTCATTACCTACTGGCGGCACAAGCCGAATATCGAGCGGCTGATCGCCGGGACGGAAAGCAAGATCGGGCAAAAGGGATGA
- a CDS encoding dihydroorotase (Catalyzes the reversible hydrolysis of the amide bond within dihydroorotate. This metabolic intermediate is required for the biosynthesis of pyrimidine nucleotides), with translation MSRPLVLKNVRIVDPSRDLDETGTIIVDADGRIAAAGSDAQNQGVPTGAEVRDCTGLTAIPGLVDARVFVGEPGAEHRETIASASRAAAAGGVTSFIMMPETDPVIDDIALVEFVRKTARDKAVVNVYPAAALTKGLDSNEMTEMGLLREAGAVVFTNGRHGLHDTQVLRRAMTYSREFGAIIALETREKYLAANGVMNEGLLASWLGLSGVPKETEVIPLERDLRIAGLTRAKYHAAQISVPESVEAIETARKRGANVTCAVSINHLTLNENDIGEYRTFFKLYPPLRSEDDRVGMVQALAEGKIDIIVSSHDPQGVDTKRLPFSEAEDGAIGLETMLSAALRLHHSGQVSLMRLIDAMSTRPAEIFGLEAGTLKPGAPADITLVDLDEPWLVSKDLLLSRSKNTPFEDARFSGRAVATYVAGKCVHSL, from the coding sequence ATGAGCAGGCCTCTCGTCTTGAAGAATGTCCGGATCGTCGATCCTTCGCGTGATCTCGACGAAACCGGCACGATCATCGTCGATGCTGACGGCCGCATCGCGGCAGCGGGCAGCGACGCGCAGAACCAGGGCGTGCCCACGGGTGCAGAAGTCCGGGATTGCACCGGCCTCACCGCCATTCCGGGCCTTGTCGATGCCCGCGTCTTCGTCGGGGAACCGGGAGCCGAACACCGCGAGACCATCGCATCGGCCAGCCGCGCTGCTGCCGCCGGCGGTGTCACCTCCTTCATCATGATGCCCGAGACCGATCCTGTGATCGACGACATCGCGCTGGTGGAATTCGTCCGCAAAACCGCCCGCGACAAGGCCGTCGTCAATGTCTATCCGGCAGCGGCCCTGACCAAGGGGCTCGACAGCAACGAGATGACAGAGATGGGCCTGCTGCGCGAAGCCGGCGCCGTCGTCTTCACCAACGGCCGCCACGGTCTTCACGACACGCAGGTCCTGCGTCGTGCGATGACCTATTCGCGGGAATTCGGTGCGATCATCGCGCTCGAAACGCGCGAGAAGTACCTCGCCGCGAACGGCGTGATGAACGAGGGTCTGCTGGCGAGCTGGCTTGGCCTTTCGGGCGTGCCGAAGGAAACCGAGGTCATTCCGTTGGAGCGTGATCTGCGGATCGCCGGCCTCACCCGGGCAAAATACCATGCGGCCCAGATTTCCGTGCCGGAATCGGTCGAGGCAATCGAGACAGCCCGCAAGCGCGGCGCGAACGTCACCTGCGCGGTCTCGATCAATCACCTGACGCTGAACGAAAACGACATCGGCGAATACCGTACCTTCTTCAAGCTCTATCCGCCGCTTCGCTCCGAGGACGATCGGGTGGGCATGGTTCAGGCTCTGGCCGAAGGCAAGATCGACATCATCGTTTCATCGCACGATCCGCAGGGTGTCGATACCAAGCGCCTCCCCTTCAGCGAGGCGGAAGACGGCGCGATCGGCCTTGAGACCATGCTGTCGGCAGCGCTGCGGCTGCATCACAGCGGGCAGGTTTCGCTGATGCGACTGATTGACGCAATGTCGACCCGGCCCGCCGAGATTTTCGGCCTCGAAGCTGGCACCTTGAAGCCCGGCGCACCCGCAGACATCACCCTTGTCGATCTCGACGAGCCTTGGCTGGTGTCGAAGGACCTGCTGTTGTCACGCTCCAAGAACACGCCGTTCGAGGACGCCCGCTTCTCGGGCCGGGCCGTCGCGACCTATGTCGCCGGCAAGTGCGTGCATTCGCTCTAG
- a CDS encoding aspartate carbamoyltransferase, which produces MVFFPHRHLIGIKGLTEQDITYLLDKADEAVKISRQREKKTSTLRGLTQINLFFEASTRTQSSFELAGKRLGADVMNMSVGNSSVKKGETLIDTAMTLNAMRPDVLVVRHSSGGAAALLAQKVACSVVNAGDGQHEHPTQALLDALTIRRAKGKLSRIIVAICGDVLHSRVARSNILLLNAMGARVRVVAPPTLLPAGIADMSVEVYHDMKEGLKDADVVMMLRLQRERMSGAFVPSVREYFHFYGLDAEKLKVAKEDALVMHPGPMNRGVEIASEVADGPQSVIEQQVEMGVAVRMAVMEALLISQNQGSRTEGMGA; this is translated from the coding sequence ATGGTCTTCTTTCCCCACCGCCACCTTATTGGCATCAAGGGCCTTACCGAACAGGATATTACCTACCTGCTCGACAAGGCCGACGAAGCCGTCAAAATCAGCCGTCAGCGCGAGAAGAAGACTTCCACGCTTCGCGGTCTCACCCAGATCAATCTCTTCTTTGAGGCCTCCACGCGAACGCAATCCTCGTTCGAGCTGGCGGGCAAACGCCTCGGCGCCGACGTGATGAATATGTCGGTCGGCAATTCGTCCGTCAAAAAGGGCGAAACGCTGATCGATACGGCCATGACGCTCAACGCCATGCGGCCGGACGTTCTGGTCGTCAGGCATTCCTCGGGCGGCGCTGCGGCGCTTCTTGCCCAGAAGGTCGCCTGCTCGGTGGTGAACGCCGGAGACGGACAGCACGAGCATCCGACACAGGCTCTGCTCGACGCGCTGACCATTCGCCGCGCCAAGGGCAAGCTTTCGCGCATCATCGTGGCGATCTGCGGCGACGTGCTGCATTCGCGCGTCGCGCGCTCCAACATCCTGCTGCTGAACGCCATGGGCGCGCGGGTGCGGGTGGTGGCTCCGCCGACCCTGCTCCCGGCCGGCATCGCCGACATGAGTGTCGAGGTCTATCACGACATGAAGGAAGGCCTGAAGGACGCGGATGTCGTGATGATGCTGCGCCTGCAACGCGAACGCATGTCCGGCGCCTTCGTGCCATCGGTGCGCGAATACTTCCACTTCTACGGCCTCGACGCCGAGAAGCTGAAGGTGGCGAAGGAAGATGCACTGGTCATGCATCCCGGCCCGATGAACCGCGGCGTCGAGATCGCTTCCGAAGTGGCCGACGGCCCGCAGAGCGTGATCGAACAGCAGGTCGAAATGGGCGTCGCGGTACGCATGGCCGTGATGGAAGCGCTGCTCATTTCCCAGAACCAGGGTTCGCGCACGGAAGGAATGGGCGCATGA
- a CDS encoding acyl-CoA dehydrogenase, whose translation MSSMNRTEEKLAALNQPKPWSGVNAYRSDPLLVDLTASLSRGLREEYDVIGKYVTSHEAQELARMANQSPPVLRTHGVRGERLDVVEFHPAWHALMRRSMSVGLHSSVWENLPDARGHEHKARATRFFLTAQLETGHLGALTTTSASVAALVAAPHIQKEWAPKILSRKYDSSNKPPLQKTAVTLGIGMTEKQAGTDVRAISTSGERVGEGIYRLSGHKWFMSAPMSDGFVMLGQTKDGMGCFLVPRLLEDGSANGLEFQRLKDKIGNRSNATAEVEFSDAFGYLLGTPGDGIRTILDMVTLTRLDCALASAGIMRASMAEAVHHVRGRSAFGKKLIDQPIMTRVLADMALDVAAATTLAFKLADTFDRARENPVDAAYARVMTPVVKYWICKIAPALIYEAMECIGGSGYIEERPIARHYREAPAAALWEGSGNVMALDVLRVLERGKDLIDTLFAGFERDLGPSGKKTVEVLRAATALAERDEGAARLLIEQIALVASAAELYRLGAGKIADAFLESRLAGGWRHTYGVLDARFDARYVLDLLYPAAT comes from the coding sequence ATGAGCTCAATGAACCGGACTGAAGAAAAACTCGCCGCCCTGAACCAGCCGAAACCCTGGTCCGGCGTGAACGCCTACCGTTCCGATCCGCTGCTTGTCGATCTGACGGCCAGCCTGTCGCGCGGACTGCGCGAGGAATACGATGTCATCGGCAAATATGTGACGTCGCATGAGGCGCAGGAGCTCGCCCGCATGGCCAACCAGAGCCCGCCGGTGCTGCGCACTCACGGCGTGCGCGGCGAGCGGCTCGATGTTGTCGAGTTCCATCCGGCCTGGCATGCGCTGATGCGCCGCTCCATGTCCGTCGGGCTGCATTCCTCCGTCTGGGAAAACCTGCCGGATGCCCGCGGCCACGAGCACAAGGCCCGCGCCACCCGTTTCTTCCTCACCGCACAGCTCGAAACCGGCCATCTTGGCGCGTTGACGACGACCAGCGCATCGGTCGCCGCCCTCGTGGCCGCGCCGCATATACAGAAGGAGTGGGCGCCGAAGATCCTGTCGCGGAAATATGATTCGTCGAACAAGCCGCCCTTGCAGAAGACGGCCGTGACGCTCGGCATCGGCATGACGGAAAAGCAGGCCGGCACCGATGTGAGGGCGATCTCGACATCAGGCGAACGGGTGGGCGAGGGGATCTACCGCCTCTCGGGCCACAAGTGGTTCATGTCCGCGCCGATGAGCGACGGTTTCGTCATGCTCGGCCAGACAAAGGACGGCATGGGCTGCTTCCTCGTGCCGCGCCTGCTGGAAGACGGTTCTGCCAACGGGCTCGAGTTCCAGCGGCTGAAGGACAAGATCGGCAACCGCTCGAATGCGACGGCGGAAGTCGAGTTCTCGGATGCGTTCGGTTATCTGCTTGGCACGCCGGGCGATGGCATCCGCACCATCCTCGACATGGTAACGCTCACCCGGCTCGACTGCGCTCTGGCTTCGGCCGGCATCATGCGCGCCTCCATGGCGGAAGCGGTGCATCACGTCCGGGGGCGTTCGGCCTTCGGCAAAAAACTCATCGATCAGCCGATCATGACACGCGTGCTGGCCGATATGGCGCTCGATGTCGCCGCTGCCACGACGCTTGCCTTCAAGCTTGCCGATACCTTCGACCGCGCCCGGGAAAACCCTGTTGATGCGGCCTATGCCCGCGTGATGACGCCGGTGGTGAAATACTGGATCTGCAAGATCGCGCCGGCGCTGATCTACGAGGCGATGGAATGCATCGGTGGTAGCGGCTACATCGAGGAACGGCCGATCGCCCGTCATTACCGGGAAGCGCCTGCGGCGGCGCTCTGGGAAGGCTCGGGCAACGTCATGGCGCTCGATGTGCTGCGCGTCCTCGAGCGTGGCAAGGATCTGATCGACACGCTTTTTGCAGGCTTCGAGCGGGATCTTGGTCCCTCCGGCAAGAAGACGGTCGAAGTCCTGCGTGCGGCGACAGCACTTGCCGAGCGCGATGAAGGCGCGGCGCGCCTCTTGATCGAGCAGATCGCACTCGTTGCTTCCGCGGCCGAGCTCTACCGACTGGGCGCCGGCAAGATCGCGGATGCCTTCCTCGAATCGCGGCTCGCGGGCGGATGGCGTCATACCTACGGCGTGCTCGATGCCCGCTTCGACGCGCGTTACGTCCTCGATCTTCTCTATCCGGCGGCGACCTGA
- a CDS encoding Holliday junction resolvase RuvX has protein sequence MTTLTIEELAETLAPLQPVAGLDLGTKTIGLAMSDIGLRFASPRPVIKRTKFTKDAEILLDFAVREKIAAFVIGLPMNMDGSAGPRVQATRAFVRSMSEKTDIPFVFWDERLSTVAAERALLEMDVSRAKRSERIDSAAASFILQGALDRLSTLRRSSDAAGA, from the coding sequence ATGACGACACTGACGATCGAGGAACTGGCCGAGACCCTTGCGCCGCTGCAGCCGGTCGCCGGGCTGGACCTCGGCACCAAGACCATCGGCCTTGCCATGTCGGATATCGGCCTGCGTTTCGCAAGTCCGCGGCCTGTGATCAAACGGACAAAATTCACGAAGGATGCAGAAATCCTGCTCGATTTCGCCGTCCGGGAAAAGATCGCCGCCTTCGTCATCGGCCTGCCGATGAACATGGACGGTTCGGCCGGACCGCGCGTTCAGGCAACCCGCGCCTTCGTACGCTCCATGTCGGAAAAGACCGATATCCCCTTCGTCTTCTGGGACGAACGGCTATCGACGGTGGCGGCGGAACGGGCGCTTCTGGAAATGGACGTATCGAGGGCAAAGCGCAGCGAGCGGATCGACTCGGCTGCGGCGAGCTTCATCCTTCAGGGCGCGCTCGACAGATTGTCGACGCTGCGCAGATCATCCGATGCTGCGGGAGCCTGA
- a CDS encoding metal-dependent hydrolase: MKITWLGHSAFRLDTAKASILIDPFLTHNPGFAGLDLKDATAGVTHILLTHGHGDHVGDTVRLAKETGATVLANADLAAWLGSKGVSRLEMGNTGGTVAFDGFTATFTNALHSSAQITEDGVSHALGNANGLMLHIDDEPSLLHMGDTDIFSDMKLINELHQPDIGLVPIGDRFTMGGAVAALACQRFFDFRTAIPCHYGTFPIIDQTPEKFVAGMEGTKTKVETPKPGQSLEV, encoded by the coding sequence ATGAAAATCACCTGGCTCGGCCATTCTGCCTTCCGTCTCGATACGGCCAAGGCAAGCATCCTCATCGACCCGTTTCTCACCCATAACCCGGGTTTCGCGGGTCTCGACCTCAAGGATGCAACGGCCGGCGTCACCCATATCCTTCTGACCCACGGTCACGGGGACCATGTCGGCGATACCGTTCGTCTGGCGAAGGAAACCGGCGCAACCGTGCTCGCCAACGCCGATCTGGCCGCATGGCTCGGTTCCAAGGGCGTTTCCAGGCTCGAAATGGGCAATACCGGCGGTACCGTCGCCTTCGACGGCTTTACTGCGACGTTCACCAACGCGCTGCATTCCTCGGCCCAGATCACCGAGGACGGCGTTTCCCACGCGCTCGGCAACGCCAACGGCCTGATGCTGCACATCGATGATGAACCCTCGTTGCTGCACATGGGCGATACCGACATCTTCTCGGACATGAAGCTGATCAACGAACTGCACCAGCCGGATATCGGCCTCGTGCCGATCGGCGACCGCTTTACGATGGGCGGCGCGGTGGCGGCATTGGCCTGCCAGCGATTCTTCGATTTCCGGACGGCCATCCCCTGCCACTACGGTACCTTCCCGATCATCGACCAGACGCCGGAGAAATTCGTGGCCGGCATGGAGGGCACGAAGACGAAGGTTGAGACGCCGAAGCCGGGCCAGAGCCTGGAAGTCTGA
- a CDS encoding aspartyl/glutamyl-tRNA(Asn/Gln) amidotransferase subunit C, giving the protein MSVDLKTVKRVAHLARIALNEEEAQRMMGELNGILGFVEQLSEVDVTGVEPMTSVTPMAMKKRVDVVTDGNKADDIVANAPETDRNFFLVPKVVE; this is encoded by the coding sequence ATGTCCGTTGATCTCAAGACCGTCAAGCGTGTGGCACATCTGGCCCGCATCGCCCTCAACGAGGAAGAAGCACAGCGCATGATGGGAGAGCTCAACGGCATCCTCGGCTTCGTCGAGCAGCTTTCCGAGGTCGACGTGACGGGCGTCGAACCCATGACGTCCGTTACGCCCATGGCGATGAAGAAGCGTGTCGACGTGGTCACCGACGGCAACAAGGCCGATGACATCGTCGCCAACGCGCCGGAAACGGACCGCAACTTCTTCCTGGTGCCGAAGGTCGTCGAATAA
- the gatA gene encoding aspartyl/glutamyl-tRNA amidotransferase subunit A (allows the formation of correctly charged Asn-tRNA(Asn) or Gln-tRNA(Gln) through the transamidation of misacylated Asp-tRNA(Asn) or Glu-tRNA(Gln) in organisms which lack either or both of asparaginyl-tRNA or glutaminyl-tRNA synthetases; reaction takes place in the presence of glutamine and ATP through an activated phospho-Asp-tRNA(Asn) or phospho-Glu-tRNA) yields the protein MSELTSLTIAEARTKLVAKEIKAVELTDAYIQAIEAANDAINAYVTVTPEKAREMAKASDERIAAGKAGALEGIPLGIKDLFATRDIHTQACSDILNRFKPKYESTVTQNLWDDGAVMLGKLNMDEFAMGSSNETSHYGPVVNPWKARNSNENLVPGGSSGGSAAAVAAHLCAGATATDTGGSIRQPAAFTGTVGIKPTYGRCSRWGTIAFASSLDQAGPIARDVRDAAILLKSMASTDDKDTTSVDLPVPDYEAALGQSLKGMKIGIPKEYRVEGMPAEIETLWQQGIAWLKEAGAEIVDISLPHTKYALPAYYIVAPAEASSNLARYDGVRYGLRVDGKDIADMYEKSRAEGFGTEVKRRIMIGTYVLSAGYYDAYYLQAQKVRTLIKRDFEIAFHAGVDAILTPATPSSAFAIGDKELAADPVKMYLNDIFTVTVNMAGLPGLSVPAGLDSKGLPLGLQLIGKPFEEETLFKTAHVIEQAAGKFTPAKWW from the coding sequence ATGAGCGAACTGACAAGCCTCACCATTGCCGAAGCCCGCACCAAACTGGTTGCGAAGGAGATCAAGGCCGTCGAACTGACCGACGCCTATATCCAGGCGATCGAGGCGGCCAATGACGCAATCAACGCCTATGTCACCGTCACGCCGGAAAAGGCCCGAGAGATGGCCAAGGCCTCCGACGAGCGCATCGCTGCCGGCAAGGCTGGCGCGCTGGAGGGCATTCCGCTCGGCATCAAGGACCTTTTCGCCACCCGCGACATCCACACCCAGGCATGCTCGGACATCCTGAACCGCTTCAAGCCGAAGTACGAATCGACCGTGACACAGAACCTCTGGGACGACGGCGCGGTCATGCTCGGCAAGCTGAACATGGACGAGTTCGCCATGGGATCGTCCAACGAGACCTCTCACTACGGCCCTGTGGTGAACCCGTGGAAGGCCAGGAACTCGAACGAAAATCTGGTTCCCGGCGGTTCGTCGGGCGGTTCGGCCGCAGCCGTTGCCGCGCATCTGTGCGCCGGCGCCACCGCAACCGATACCGGTGGTTCGATCCGCCAGCCCGCAGCTTTCACCGGCACCGTCGGCATCAAGCCGACCTACGGCCGCTGCTCGCGCTGGGGCACGATCGCTTTCGCATCCTCGCTCGATCAGGCCGGCCCGATCGCCCGCGACGTTCGCGATGCCGCCATCCTCCTGAAGTCCATGGCCTCGACCGACGACAAGGACACCACTTCGGTCGATCTGCCGGTGCCGGACTATGAAGCCGCGCTCGGCCAGTCGCTGAAGGGCATGAAGATCGGTATCCCGAAGGAATACCGCGTCGAGGGCATGCCGGCCGAGATCGAGACGCTCTGGCAGCAGGGCATCGCATGGCTGAAGGAAGCCGGTGCCGAGATCGTCGACATCTCCCTGCCGCACACCAAATATGCGCTTCCCGCCTATTACATCGTCGCTCCGGCCGAGGCTTCGTCCAACCTTGCCCGTTACGACGGCGTTCGCTACGGCCTGCGCGTCGACGGCAAGGATATTGCCGACATGTACGAGAAGAGCCGCGCGGAAGGCTTCGGCACCGAGGTCAAGCGCCGTATCATGATCGGCACCTATGTGCTGTCGGCCGGTTACTACGATGCCTATTACCTGCAGGCCCAGAAGGTCCGCACGCTGATCAAGCGCGATTTCGAAATCGCCTTCCATGCCGGTGTCGACGCCATCCTGACGCCCGCAACGCCGTCTTCCGCCTTCGCTATCGGTGACAAGGAACTCGCCGCAGATCCGGTCAAGATGTACCTGAACGACATTTTCACGGTGACGGTCAACATGGCTGGCCTGCCGGGGCTCTCCGTTCCGGCCGGTCTCGACAGCAAGGGCCTGCCGCTCGGCCTCCAGCTCATTGGCAAGCCGTTCGAGGAAGAGACGCTGTTCAAGACCGCTCACGTCATCGAACAGGCTGCCGGCAAGTTCACCCCCGCCAAGTGGTGGTGA
- a CDS encoding GNAT family N-acetyltransferase: MANIRTARQEEADLLADIGIRSWEQAMIPVGETSPMLENARQAFQNFTHSRWITISVVESGGAVAGWAAREQLDENITDFWIDPQYQGQGLGSALLEEVEDEIRKQGFEKASLETHALNRDAVGFFEKHGYSVHWLTIAYNPKLDRDVQTVGMSKQLVEPAGTGYAEF; encoded by the coding sequence ATGGCAAATATTCGTACCGCGCGACAGGAAGAGGCTGATCTGCTTGCAGATATCGGTATCCGTTCCTGGGAACAGGCGATGATCCCGGTCGGCGAGACGAGCCCGATGCTGGAAAATGCACGTCAGGCATTCCAGAATTTCACCCATAGCCGCTGGATCACGATTTCCGTCGTGGAAAGCGGCGGCGCGGTGGCCGGATGGGCAGCCCGCGAGCAGCTTGACGAAAACATCACCGATTTCTGGATCGATCCGCAATATCAGGGGCAGGGGTTAGGCTCGGCGCTGCTCGAAGAAGTGGAGGACGAGATCCGCAAGCAGGGTTTCGAGAAGGCGTCGCTCGAAACTCATGCTCTCAATCGCGATGCTGTCGGTTTCTTCGAGAAACACGGCTATTCGGTCCATTGGCTGACCATTGCCTATAACCCGAAGCTGGATCGTGACGTCCAGACCGTTGGCATGTCCAAGCAGCTCGTAGAGCCGGCGGGCACTGGTTATGCGGAGTTCTAA